The Nitrospirota bacterium genome includes a window with the following:
- a CDS encoding peptidylprolyl isomerase: MTMQFQKIDPRVTITTPFGEIKIRFYPDDAPRHVENFIKLVKMGFYNGTTFHRVVPGFIIQGGDPLSKSPDRSLHGSGSPGYWLNPETSDRPHKRGALAMAKVPRESNSTRDFNDSGSQFYISVADNSGLDRTYTVFGEVFRGMDVVDKIVAAVRDDCDNPLEPIPMTMTVKE, from the coding sequence ATGACTATGCAATTCCAGAAAATCGATCCTCGCGTCACCATTACGACGCCTTTCGGTGAGATCAAGATTCGCTTCTATCCGGATGACGCGCCGCGCCATGTCGAGAACTTCATCAAGCTCGTCAAAATGGGGTTCTATAATGGCACCACCTTCCATCGCGTCGTCCCAGGATTCATCATTCAGGGCGGCGATCCGCTGAGCAAGAGCCCGGACCGCTCCCTGCACGGATCCGGCAGTCCCGGCTACTGGCTGAATCCGGAGACCAGCGATCGGCCTCATAAGCGGGGCGCCCTCGCGATGGCCAAGGTGCCACGGGAGAGCAACAGTACGAGGGATTTCAACGACAGCGGATCCCAATTTTATATCAGTGTTGCGGATAATAGCGGGCTGGACCGCACTTACACGGTGTTCGGCGAGGTCTTTCGGGGCATGGATGTCGTGGACAAGATCGTCGCCGCAGTCCGGGACGACTGCGACAATCCCCTGGAGCCGATTCCTATGACCATGACGGTTAAAGAGTAG
- a CDS encoding fibronectin type III domain-containing protein: protein MLKTSASFVLDSSKSSTYPGGYASGFDSPAALLDSRFEHPVSWKIWVLLLVAMLSQPWMPVFAQYEDQTKKTLSPPQDVRAFDTPSDGGGSVTVIWAPAPYDSAATKYQILLSEGTAADPAAMKVVAEFPANQHYVRESKWPWWTRPATGDQHQFTLRNGRGVELKNGTTYSIAVAAVLSDDRGIGQPVLVTPQPNWMNWNQINNLVLALLFGGIVFYAISRARTREIFLRRIPGLDAVDEAIGRATELGKPILYLTGAHDMSDPSTIAAAVILGRVAKRTAAYETELLVPHRDPMTMAVCQEITKQAYLEAGKPDLYKDDSNFFITSDQFSYTAAVDGIMLRKKPAANFFMGAYFAEALLLTETGASTGAIQIAGTDSDHQLPFFVTTCDYTLIGEELYAASAYLSREPVQVGTLLGQDIGKGLILCILVAGTVLATLGVLLDTQWPQLFLDVFKDVK, encoded by the coding sequence ATGCTGAAAACGTCTGCCAGCTTCGTTCTCGACTCGTCGAAATCCTCAACGTACCCTGGAGGGTACGCCTCCGGTTTTGACTCGCCTGCGGCCTTGCTGGACAGCCGTTTTGAGCATCCTGTCTCATGGAAGATTTGGGTGCTCCTGCTCGTGGCCATGCTGAGTCAGCCATGGATGCCGGTGTTTGCGCAGTACGAGGACCAGACGAAGAAGACCCTTTCTCCTCCGCAAGATGTCCGCGCCTTCGATACTCCCAGCGATGGTGGCGGCAGTGTGACCGTGATTTGGGCACCCGCTCCCTACGATAGCGCTGCGACCAAGTATCAGATCCTCCTGAGCGAGGGCACGGCGGCTGATCCTGCTGCGATGAAGGTCGTGGCGGAATTTCCTGCCAATCAACATTATGTTCGTGAATCCAAGTGGCCCTGGTGGACGAGGCCTGCGACGGGAGATCAGCACCAGTTCACGCTGAGGAACGGGCGGGGAGTCGAACTCAAGAACGGGACGACCTATAGTATCGCTGTGGCTGCGGTCTTGAGCGATGATCGTGGTATCGGTCAGCCTGTGCTGGTGACGCCGCAACCGAACTGGATGAACTGGAATCAGATCAATAATCTTGTGCTGGCGCTTCTGTTCGGCGGCATCGTGTTCTACGCGATCAGCAGGGCCAGAACGAGAGAGATCTTTTTGCGCCGTATTCCCGGCTTGGATGCCGTGGATGAGGCCATTGGTCGTGCGACCGAGTTAGGTAAGCCGATCCTGTACCTCACCGGAGCCCACGACATGAGCGATCCCTCGACGATCGCAGCGGCAGTTATTCTTGGGCGGGTGGCCAAACGCACGGCAGCCTATGAGACGGAGCTGCTCGTGCCGCATCGCGACCCGATGACCATGGCCGTCTGCCAGGAGATTACGAAACAGGCCTATCTGGAAGCGGGCAAGCCTGATCTCTATAAGGACGATTCGAATTTCTTCATTACGTCGGATCAATTCAGCTATACCGCGGCAGTGGACGGGATCATGCTGCGTAAAAAGCCTGCGGCGAATTTCTTCATGGGAGCCTACTTTGCCGAAGCGCTCTTGTTGACGGAAACCGGCGCAAGCACCGGCGCGATTCAAATCGCCGGGACGGACTCGGATCACCAGCTCCCGTTCTTCGTCACCACCTGCGACTATACCTTGATCGGGGAGGAGCTCTACGCGGCCAGCGCCTATCTCTCCAGGGAACCGGTGCAGGTCGGGACGTTGCTCGGGCAGGATATCGGCAAGGGGCTCATCCTCTGCATCCTCGTAGCTGGGACGGTTCTGGCCACTTTGGGCGTGCTGCTCGATACGCAGTGGCCGCAATTGTTTCTGGATGTGTTTAAGGACGTGAAATGA
- the amrB gene encoding AmmeMemoRadiSam system protein B, with translation MTTTSTAKDPKQYPALRNLQFSPIREGEEQFMVLWDPTGLSKEKLVLPLNYFFIIQHFDGEHSLAEIGALYLKRFGEFLVPSKMDQLVVDLNEKLFLEGQRAEEAGRLAREAYRQSPLRRAAHAGRGYEADSAKLKKQIDGFFTSEEGPDFKPSENAGKKIKGLVAPTYDLKQAGPIYAWAYKELQEAEQPDLFVIIGTASAGLDHVFAVTDKDFETPFGVVSADQPILSQLKAKLPVFFEEDLCHQAEQAVEFQLPFLQDIVGRKKPFTIVPILSAFSAASLGDPTVRQSVDQFLTGLREVLAQSGRAYCVIAAGELAHLGMRYGDKAPPTDFSFHRCMQFDLEMLKPVEERQPEEFANYIRKEQDQRRISGFSPIYSLLRLIDAESGQVLRYDRGITDQYNSTVTYASMAFF, from the coding sequence ATGACTACTACCAGCACCGCAAAAGACCCCAAACAGTATCCCGCTCTTCGCAATCTGCAATTCTCGCCAATCAGAGAAGGCGAGGAGCAGTTCATGGTCCTGTGGGACCCGACGGGTTTGAGCAAAGAAAAGCTCGTGCTGCCGCTCAACTACTTTTTCATCATTCAGCATTTCGACGGCGAACATTCGCTGGCGGAGATCGGGGCGCTCTACCTCAAACGATTCGGTGAATTTCTCGTGCCCAGCAAGATGGATCAGCTGGTCGTCGATTTGAATGAGAAACTATTCCTGGAGGGTCAGCGTGCCGAGGAGGCAGGGCGGCTGGCTCGGGAGGCCTATCGGCAGAGCCCGCTGCGTCGCGCGGCCCATGCAGGGCGGGGCTATGAAGCAGACAGTGCCAAGCTGAAGAAGCAGATCGACGGATTCTTTACGTCAGAAGAAGGGCCGGACTTCAAACCGTCGGAGAATGCGGGAAAAAAGATCAAGGGTCTCGTTGCCCCGACCTATGATTTGAAGCAAGCAGGGCCGATCTATGCCTGGGCCTATAAAGAACTCCAAGAAGCGGAGCAGCCGGATCTCTTCGTCATCATCGGGACTGCGTCTGCCGGACTGGACCATGTCTTTGCCGTGACGGATAAAGATTTCGAGACGCCGTTCGGGGTTGTGTCCGCCGACCAGCCGATCCTGAGTCAGCTCAAGGCCAAGCTCCCGGTCTTCTTCGAAGAGGATCTCTGCCACCAGGCGGAGCAGGCGGTGGAGTTTCAACTTCCGTTTCTTCAGGACATCGTGGGGCGCAAGAAGCCCTTTACCATCGTGCCGATCTTGAGTGCCTTCTCCGCTGCGAGCCTGGGGGATCCGACCGTGCGCCAATCGGTCGACCAGTTCTTGACCGGTCTGCGAGAGGTGCTTGCGCAATCCGGCAGGGCCTATTGCGTGATCGCAGCGGGAGAGCTGGCCCATTTAGGTATGAGATACGGAGACAAGGCGCCCCCGACGGACTTCTCCTTTCACCGCTGCATGCAGTTCGACCTGGAGATGCTGAAGCCGGTGGAGGAGCGACAGCCGGAAGAGTTCGCCAACTACATCAGAAAAGAGCAGGACCAGCGCCGGATCTCCGGCTTCTCACCCATCTATTCCCTGTTGCGGTTGATCGATGCGGAGAGCGGGCAAGTCCTACGCTATGACCGCGGGATCACCGACCAATATAACTCGACTGTCACGTACGCCAGCATGGCGTTCTTCTAG
- a CDS encoding Xaa-Pro peptidase family protein: MTSSNSQSQRATVFIAASESDANLYYATKFIAPDPFIYLEIKGERILVMSDLEMDRAKSQSSVDRVLSYSEVESRAKTQGIAEPGTVEVVHILLREAGITQILVPANFPFGHAVKFQSLGYQLHPKRDPFYEQRVVKTAEEVRHIEAAQRATEQAVAAAHDLLRQASINKEQLWFEGAPLTAERVKKFINVALMESDCVAQHTIVAGGEQACDPHNEGSGPLPAHRSVIFDVFPRSASNRYFADMSRTVVRGTPSPELKRLYQTVLDAQEEAITKIKDGADGKRIHQGICTRFEKAGYKTGLVDGRMQGYFHGTGHGVGLDIHEAPRISRTGSLLQEGHVVTVEPGLYYPGLGAVRIEDMVLVTKDGCRNLTNFPKVFELG, translated from the coding sequence ATGACCTCATCTAATTCTCAGTCCCAACGCGCCACGGTCTTTATCGCTGCCAGCGAGAGCGACGCCAATCTCTATTACGCGACGAAGTTTATCGCGCCAGACCCCTTTATCTATCTGGAGATCAAAGGGGAGCGGATTCTGGTGATGAGCGATCTCGAAATGGACCGGGCGAAGAGCCAATCGTCCGTCGATCGGGTGCTGTCCTACTCGGAGGTCGAAAGCCGCGCGAAGACGCAGGGCATCGCCGAGCCTGGCACGGTGGAGGTGGTCCATATTCTCTTGCGGGAAGCCGGCATCACGCAGATTCTGGTCCCGGCCAACTTTCCCTTCGGGCATGCCGTCAAGTTTCAGTCCTTGGGGTATCAGCTCCATCCCAAGCGAGATCCCTTCTATGAGCAGCGGGTGGTGAAGACCGCCGAAGAAGTGCGCCATATCGAAGCGGCCCAGCGCGCGACCGAGCAAGCGGTCGCGGCGGCGCACGATCTGCTGCGCCAGGCTTCGATCAACAAGGAGCAGCTCTGGTTCGAGGGGGCGCCGCTGACAGCGGAGCGAGTGAAGAAGTTCATTAATGTGGCTTTGATGGAGAGCGACTGTGTGGCCCAGCATACCATCGTCGCCGGTGGAGAGCAGGCCTGCGATCCGCACAACGAAGGGAGCGGGCCCTTACCTGCTCACCGTAGCGTGATTTTCGATGTGTTCCCCCGTTCGGCTTCTAACCGGTATTTCGCCGACATGTCCAGAACCGTGGTGCGAGGGACTCCGAGTCCCGAACTGAAGCGGCTCTATCAGACGGTCCTGGATGCGCAGGAAGAGGCCATTACGAAAATCAAAGACGGGGCTGACGGGAAACGCATTCATCAAGGGATTTGCACCAGGTTTGAAAAAGCCGGGTACAAGACCGGCCTTGTCGATGGACGGATGCAGGGCTATTTCCACGGCACCGGCCACGGGGTCGGCCTCGATATTCACGAAGCGCCTCGTATCAGCCGCACCGGATCACTCCTTCAAGAAGGTCATGTCGTGACCGTCGAGCCTGGCCTCTACTATCCAGGTCTAGGGGCCGTCCGCATCGAGGACATGGTGCTCGTGACGAAAGACGGCTGCCGCAATCTGACGAACTTCCCCAAGGTCTTCGAACTGGGCTGA
- a CDS encoding AsmA-like C-terminal domain-containing protein, whose amino-acid sequence MADLREQELVRTRRIIILSAIVLVGILVLMVLPSLTGGEYLKDFFLQQLEEGIGRKIDVHRAKLVLFPRLRLELTQVAIHDRNSDDILLSAKKLDLVLRLLPLLRKQVVGKRLLIEEPILTLRRDQSGHWNFLDGVAQGGAADEGAVQTISRVFRIREATLVKGKLIIIDDARPDGTRSIALESVEASLVVRAERGQADLHISAAHASDKGPSAISLAGTVTTAPRQLLAPDDPAASQVRFQFDGNLDVANVNLRDAADFFGPRPVPEQLQGAVNVRSLVRAVPGVAGYDVLLSDLSVNLEQLALTGQASLSGLLTPQPTFAVTFAASPIQLRQLLTQLPAQWVHPQLPAIIQEREIDGTVEIVSATVTGSSAAGPPLSLTGEFRVSLAQALIGDSRVPAKDLSAVVSVEAGRIRVSSLSGLYGAIHMNESKALVSFLEAGPWLEMDIVGTMAAADLMQFLAKTVTSEQLSRALASSRNVEGMASPTFRLVGPLNQPGGITFAGGEIAVQGVSLTNALLPERLTGLQGRFVLSDGGTKFDQVTGHFGDLALQVSGGITGGSASLFQDFLIRIKGDAGHLIRLLPANSIPAKTIDGLVSGAVVLTGPTLSPHVRGEVVLTESKVTLAGLVEKPVGAQATVEFEGMVPQAGVLLDRIELVVPPLRLPVKGKIQLGKRFAIDASLSTGTLSLSRVPEWIAKGGFEAGNIELSLDLKGKGLNWNGWRTTGWLAMTNGLMNAAGAEGPIQDLYLRVHFVRNGAEIKRLSFRLLGSDLTMEGTVRNWAAKPAITAKIESNQMDIDLLIPKGDRSPIRDFLETLAATSTVQATVSMARGHYHHLKFGNLSARVTIQNGVLDVDRLSGRSTSGEVAGHFVVHLPRKQPADAEVSVQATGLRVEDLLKLLGEKEGSLATGDVRVTGTISGHGRNPHGLAPTLNGKVEALLENGRMLKSQKRALWKIISILNLPAVLQGKVDLEKDGLPYNKITATMVARNGLFETENLIIDSPIVKMTAAGSYDVSTDQIDMVWAVSPFGSYSEFINTIPLFGRIFAGERKGLATALFSVKGSIEDPEVTYLPMQSFASGVTGLAQLAFDVLKNTVMLPIDLITPGEGKGASKDVIPAPEPAPAAP is encoded by the coding sequence ATGGCCGATCTTAGGGAGCAGGAGTTGGTTCGAACTCGCCGTATCATCATTCTCAGTGCCATTGTGCTGGTCGGCATCCTCGTGCTGATGGTCTTGCCCTCTCTTACCGGCGGCGAGTATCTCAAAGATTTCTTTCTGCAGCAGCTGGAGGAGGGGATCGGACGGAAGATCGACGTCCATCGCGCCAAGCTGGTGCTCTTCCCCCGCCTTCGCTTGGAACTCACACAGGTCGCGATTCACGATCGGAACTCCGATGACATCTTGTTGTCCGCCAAAAAGCTGGATTTGGTTCTGCGTTTGCTCCCTCTGCTGCGCAAACAGGTGGTGGGAAAGCGGCTGCTGATCGAGGAGCCGATCTTGACGCTCCGGCGCGATCAGAGTGGTCACTGGAATTTCCTGGATGGGGTGGCGCAGGGAGGCGCGGCCGATGAGGGCGCCGTGCAGACGATCAGCCGGGTCTTCCGCATTCGCGAAGCCACCCTGGTCAAGGGGAAGCTGATCATTATTGATGACGCCCGTCCGGACGGGACTCGATCGATCGCCTTGGAGTCGGTGGAGGCGTCACTGGTCGTCAGGGCGGAGCGAGGCCAGGCGGATCTGCATATCTCTGCCGCTCATGCCAGCGACAAGGGTCCGTCTGCCATATCTCTGGCCGGGACGGTTACCACGGCGCCGCGTCAGCTCCTGGCGCCCGACGATCCTGCCGCCTCGCAGGTCCGGTTCCAGTTCGACGGCAACCTGGACGTCGCAAATGTGAATCTTCGGGATGCGGCGGACTTCTTCGGGCCTCGTCCGGTTCCTGAGCAGTTGCAGGGTGCCGTGAATGTGCGCAGTCTCGTGCGCGCCGTGCCAGGCGTGGCCGGCTATGATGTCCTCTTGTCCGATCTCTCCGTGAATCTCGAACAGCTGGCCCTCACAGGCCAAGCGAGTCTCTCCGGTCTGTTGACGCCACAGCCCACGTTTGCCGTAACCTTTGCGGCATCCCCGATCCAGTTGCGCCAGTTGCTTACGCAGTTGCCGGCTCAGTGGGTCCATCCACAGTTGCCAGCGATCATTCAGGAGCGGGAGATCGATGGGACGGTGGAGATCGTGTCGGCGACGGTCACCGGGTCATCGGCGGCAGGGCCTCCGCTCTCGTTGACGGGGGAGTTTCGTGTGAGTCTGGCGCAGGCGTTGATCGGGGACAGTCGTGTCCCTGCCAAAGATTTGTCCGCAGTCGTGTCGGTCGAAGCAGGCCGTATCAGAGTGTCGAGTTTGAGCGGACTCTATGGCGCGATCCATATGAATGAGAGCAAGGCGCTTGTGTCCTTTCTGGAGGCGGGGCCCTGGCTGGAAATGGATATTGTCGGGACGATGGCCGCCGCAGACTTGATGCAGTTTCTCGCGAAGACCGTTACGTCGGAACAGCTGTCGCGCGCGCTAGCCTCCTCGCGCAACGTCGAAGGCATGGCCAGCCCCACGTTTCGTTTGGTCGGCCCGCTTAATCAGCCTGGCGGCATCACTTTCGCCGGGGGAGAGATTGCCGTGCAGGGCGTCAGCCTGACGAATGCGTTGTTGCCGGAGCGGTTAACCGGCTTGCAGGGGCGGTTTGTGCTGTCGGATGGCGGGACCAAGTTCGATCAGGTAACGGGACATTTTGGCGATCTGGCCTTGCAGGTCAGCGGGGGTATCACGGGTGGCAGCGCCAGCCTGTTTCAGGATTTTCTGATCCGGATCAAAGGTGATGCGGGTCATCTGATCCGGTTGCTGCCCGCGAACAGCATTCCGGCGAAAACGATCGACGGGTTGGTGAGCGGCGCCGTGGTCTTGACCGGCCCGACCCTGTCGCCGCATGTGCGGGGCGAGGTCGTCCTGACCGAGTCGAAAGTGACGCTGGCCGGGCTGGTCGAAAAGCCTGTCGGCGCCCAGGCAACCGTAGAATTCGAGGGGATGGTTCCGCAGGCCGGAGTTTTACTCGACAGGATCGAGCTGGTCGTGCCGCCGCTCCGGCTGCCGGTCAAAGGCAAGATTCAATTGGGTAAACGGTTTGCCATCGATGCTTCGTTGTCGACCGGGACTCTGTCTTTGTCCCGTGTGCCGGAATGGATTGCGAAGGGCGGCTTTGAGGCGGGCAATATCGAGTTGTCGTTGGACTTGAAGGGGAAGGGGCTCAATTGGAATGGGTGGCGGACCACCGGGTGGCTCGCCATGACCAATGGCTTGATGAATGCTGCGGGGGCCGAGGGTCCGATCCAGGATCTGTATCTGCGGGTCCACTTCGTGCGGAACGGCGCGGAGATCAAGCGGTTGTCCTTCCGCCTGCTTGGCAGCGACCTTACGATGGAAGGGACGGTCCGGAATTGGGCGGCGAAACCGGCGATTACGGCCAAGATCGAATCCAATCAGATGGACATCGATCTCCTCATTCCCAAAGGCGACCGGTCGCCGATTCGAGATTTTCTCGAAACCCTTGCAGCCACCAGCACGGTCCAGGCCACGGTGTCGATGGCGCGCGGCCATTACCATCATCTCAAGTTCGGGAATCTCTCCGCCCGGGTCACGATTCAAAACGGTGTGCTGGATGTGGATCGTCTGTCCGGCCGGTCAACCAGCGGGGAAGTAGCCGGCCACTTTGTGGTGCACTTGCCGCGCAAGCAGCCGGCGGACGCCGAGGTCTCGGTGCAGGCGACGGGCTTGCGGGTGGAAGATCTGCTGAAGTTGTTGGGCGAGAAAGAGGGGAGTCTGGCGACAGGGGACGTGCGAGTGACGGGGACGATCAGCGGGCATGGACGGAATCCGCACGGGCTCGCTCCCACGCTGAACGGTAAAGTGGAAGCCCTGCTGGAGAACGGGCGCATGTTGAAATCGCAGAAGCGGGCGCTCTGGAAAATTATCAGCATTTTGAATCTGCCTGCGGTGTTGCAGGGGAAGGTGGATTTGGAGAAAGACGGGCTGCCCTACAACAAGATCACGGCGACGATGGTGGCGAGGAATGGCCTGTTCGAGACGGAGAACCTGATCATCGATAGTCCGATCGTCAAGATGACCGCCGCAGGCAGTTACGATGTGTCGACGGATCAAATCGACATGGTCTGGGCCGTCAGTCCGTTCGGGTCCTATTCGGAGTTCATCAACACGATTCCGCTCTTCGGACGGATTTTTGCCGGCGAGCGCAAGGGCCTGGCCACGGCCCTGTTCTCCGTCAAAGGGTCCATCGAGGACCCGGAGGTGACGTACCTGCCGATGCAGTCGTTTGCGAGCGGCGTGACGGGGCTGGCGCAACTCGCGTTTGACGTCTTGAAGAACACCGTGATGTTGCCGATCGATCTCATTACGCCGGGCGAGGGCAAGGGCGCCAGTAAAGACGTGATTCCTGCGCCGGAACCGGCGCCAGCCGCGCCTTGA
- a CDS encoding MFS transporter gives MNHPTTRPSRIRWLILSLLFFVSVVTYIDRVNISVTARQMMPAYGITDQQMGWIFSAFVIGYALFQIPGGWLADRWGARVVLTGALLWWSICTAFTAMVAASWLTGLVGTVGALMLVRFCLGLGEAVALPTFNRAVTNWFPAHARGFGIGVAIGGIGLGSAMTPPIAAWVMVNWGWQTVFYLASLLGLGMGLLWWLLSRNHPHEHPWVNEGEQALLQREPSTIIAVPWRTFRQTPTVWWLVLSYSCLGYVAYVYLSWFYLYLVNVRGFDVLRGGIYASAPFLAMLVMCPLGGWVTDRLAANYGLTTGRAVAGMTGMVLAGVSIALGALIESPFLAITCLSFGAGWLYFAIGAYWASTTDLSKAHAGTLSGLMNTGANIGGTISPTLTPWLAHHWGWPVSLGVAAAIAILGGLLWLKIDPGKGLAQEKC, from the coding sequence GTGAACCACCCGACAACTCGCCCATCCCGAATACGCTGGCTCATCCTCTCGCTGCTCTTTTTCGTCAGCGTCGTCACCTATATCGACCGAGTCAACATTTCCGTCACCGCGCGGCAGATGATGCCGGCCTACGGAATTACCGACCAGCAGATGGGTTGGATCTTCTCGGCCTTCGTCATCGGCTATGCCCTCTTCCAGATTCCCGGTGGCTGGCTGGCGGATCGCTGGGGCGCGAGAGTCGTGCTCACCGGCGCGCTCCTCTGGTGGTCGATCTGTACCGCCTTCACCGCCATGGTCGCCGCCTCCTGGCTCACGGGCCTCGTCGGAACGGTCGGCGCCCTGATGCTCGTGCGGTTCTGCCTGGGGCTTGGAGAAGCCGTGGCCCTGCCGACCTTCAATCGCGCCGTCACCAATTGGTTCCCGGCTCACGCGCGCGGCTTCGGCATCGGCGTCGCAATCGGCGGCATCGGATTAGGCTCTGCCATGACCCCGCCTATTGCCGCCTGGGTCATGGTGAACTGGGGCTGGCAAACCGTCTTCTATCTGGCCAGTCTGCTCGGACTCGGGATGGGGCTCCTCTGGTGGCTCCTCTCGCGCAACCATCCCCACGAACATCCCTGGGTGAATGAAGGAGAACAGGCTCTTCTTCAACGTGAGCCATCCACCATCATCGCTGTGCCCTGGCGGACATTCAGACAGACCCCCACCGTCTGGTGGCTGGTGCTCAGCTACAGTTGCCTCGGCTATGTCGCCTACGTCTATCTGTCCTGGTTCTACTTGTATCTGGTGAATGTTCGAGGATTCGATGTGCTCCGTGGCGGAATCTATGCCTCCGCCCCCTTTCTGGCCATGTTGGTCATGTGTCCCCTGGGGGGCTGGGTGACCGATCGACTCGCAGCCAACTATGGACTCACCACAGGACGAGCCGTGGCCGGCATGACCGGCATGGTCCTGGCTGGGGTCTCGATTGCCCTGGGGGCCCTCATCGAATCTCCCTTCCTGGCGATCACCTGTCTGTCATTCGGCGCAGGCTGGCTCTACTTTGCCATCGGCGCCTACTGGGCCTCGACGACCGATCTGTCCAAGGCCCATGCCGGCACCCTGTCAGGGCTCATGAACACCGGCGCCAATATCGGCGGGACGATTTCCCCGACCCTGACTCCCTGGCTGGCCCATCACTGGGGTTGGCCTGTTTCGTTAGGGGTTGCTGCAGCCATCGCCATCCTGGGCGGCCTTCTCTGGCTCAAGATCGATCCTGGCAAAGGGCTGGCACAAGAAAAGTGCTGA
- a CDS encoding glutamate mutase L: protein MTEPSATPKPVSTQPLNVIVATDCGSTTTKAILIEKIGNEYRQTYRGEAPTTVEAPFEDVTRGVLNAIAEIEELSGRKILDGDKIITPCRDAKTGVDIYISTSSAGGGLQMMVTGVVQNMTGESAQRAALGAGAIVIDVLASNDGRLPHEKIERIRTMRPDMILMSGGTDGGAVTHVVEMAEYISAAEPRPRFGATYKLPLIYAGNKDAQPQVKKILGEKTALVLTDNIRPVLERENLTPARDKIHDLFLEHVMQQAPGYKKLIEMAGAPIMPTPAAVGVIMETIAKREHLNLIGVDIGGATTDVFSVFEGLFNRTVSANLGMSYSISNVLAEAGLANIMRWVPFTLDEQTLRNRIKNKMVRPTTIPQTLDELQIEHAIAREALRLALIHHKSLATALKGIQQERTISDVFEQQQSGKTLINMLKLDLIVGSGGILSHAPRRVQSMLLMVDAYEPLGVTRLSVDSIFMMPHLGVLSTINEQAATDVFVRDCMVYLGTCVAPIGQGKEGERCADYAITFPDGRVDKGQLSFGDLRLIPLGSDEKASITIQPAKQVNLGAGAGVSITREVQGGVVGILLDGRGRPLQLPTEHNARVAMLMKWFNAVDLYPVLSAEK from the coding sequence ATGACTGAGCCGAGCGCAACACCCAAGCCAGTGAGTACCCAGCCCCTCAACGTCATCGTGGCGACCGACTGCGGCAGCACCACGACCAAAGCCATCCTGATTGAGAAGATTGGCAACGAGTATCGGCAGACCTATCGTGGGGAAGCCCCCACGACGGTGGAAGCGCCCTTTGAAGATGTGACGCGCGGGGTGCTGAACGCGATTGCGGAAATTGAAGAACTCTCCGGCCGCAAAATCCTCGACGGCGACAAGATCATTACGCCCTGCCGCGATGCGAAGACCGGTGTCGATATTTACATCTCCACCAGCAGCGCGGGCGGCGGGTTGCAGATGATGGTGACGGGCGTGGTGCAGAATATGACGGGTGAAAGCGCGCAACGGGCCGCGCTGGGGGCCGGCGCAATTGTCATCGATGTCTTGGCGTCGAACGATGGCCGCCTGCCCCATGAAAAGATCGAGAGGATCCGCACCATGAGGCCGGACATGATCTTGATGTCCGGTGGGACGGATGGCGGGGCGGTCACCCATGTGGTCGAAATGGCCGAATACATTTCCGCCGCAGAGCCCCGACCCCGGTTCGGGGCCACGTACAAGCTTCCGTTGATTTATGCGGGCAATAAAGACGCGCAGCCGCAAGTGAAGAAGATCCTGGGCGAGAAAACCGCGCTCGTGCTGACTGACAACATTCGTCCCGTGCTGGAGCGGGAGAATCTCACGCCGGCGCGAGACAAGATTCACGACCTCTTTCTCGAACATGTCATGCAGCAGGCGCCTGGCTATAAGAAGCTGATCGAGATGGCGGGGGCGCCGATCATGCCGACGCCGGCGGCGGTCGGGGTGATCATGGAAACGATCGCCAAGCGGGAACATCTGAATTTGATCGGGGTGGATATCGGCGGCGCGACCACGGACGTCTTCTCGGTCTTCGAAGGATTGTTCAATCGGACCGTCAGCGCGAACCTCGGGATGTCCTACAGTATTTCCAACGTGCTGGCGGAAGCAGGACTTGCCAACATCATGCGGTGGGTGCCCTTTACGCTCGACGAACAGACGCTCCGCAATCGGATCAAGAACAAGATGGTCCGGCCGACGACGATTCCTCAGACGCTGGACGAGTTGCAGATCGAACATGCGATTGCCCGCGAGGCGCTTCGGCTCGCCTTGATCCATCACAAGTCCCTCGCGACGGCGCTTAAAGGCATCCAGCAGGAACGTACGATCTCGGACGTGTTCGAGCAGCAGCAGTCCGGCAAGACCCTGATCAACATGCTCAAGCTCGATTTGATCGTGGGGAGTGGCGGTATCCTGTCCCATGCGCCGCGCCGCGTGCAATCGATGCTGCTGATGGTGGATGCCTATGAACCGCTCGGGGTGACGAGGCTCTCGGTGGACAGTATCTTCATGATGCCGCATCTGGGCGTGCTCTCGACGATCAATGAGCAGGCGGCCACCGATGTCTTCGTCCGTGATTGCATGGTCTATTTGGGAACCTGTGTTGCGCCGATCGGGCAGGGAAAGGAGGGGGAACGGTGCGCGGACTATGCCATCACCTTTCCGGATGGGCGAGTGGACAAGGGGCAACTGTCGTTCGGTGATCTTCGGTTGATCCCATTAGGCAGCGATGAGAAGGCTTCAATTACGATTCAGCCGGCGAAACAGGTCAATCTCGGGGCCGGGGCAGGCGTGTCGATCACGCGAGAGGTGCAGGGAGGCGTGGTGGGAATCTTGCTCGATGGACGAGGGCGTCCCTTGCAGTTGCCGACCGAGCACAATGCCAGAGTGGCCATGCTGATGAAATGGTTCAATGCGGTGGATCTTTACCCAGTGCTGAGTGCTGAGAAATGA